One Lutra lutra chromosome 7, mLutLut1.2, whole genome shotgun sequence DNA window includes the following coding sequences:
- the LOC125104425 gene encoding olfactory receptor 4F6-like, whose translation MGTTNDSVVSEFVLIGLSNSWEMHHFLFWFFAMFYMGIILGNLFIVFTVIIDFHLHTPMYFLLANLSLLDLGLSSTTVPKMISDLFTDCNIISFPKCMIQIFFIHVMGGVEMVLLIAMAYDRYTAICKPLHYLTIMSPKTCVSFVVAAWIVGIIHAVSQFVFVINLPFCGPNEVDSFYCDFPRVMKLACVDTYKLEFVIIANSGFISMATFFSLIISYIFILVTVWKRSSGDLSKAFVTLSAHITVVILFFMPCMFLYVWPFPTTSLDKYLFIVDFAITPVLNPTIYTLRNKDMRVAMRRLGKWIVGPSGIS comes from the coding sequence atGGGTACAACAAATGATTCTGTGGTATCTGAATTTGTATTGATTGGACTTTCCAATTCATGGGAGatgcatcattttcttttttggttcttcGCTATGTTCTACATGGGGATTATCCTGGGAAACCTCTTCATTGTATTCACAGTAATTATTGACTTTCATTTACACACCCCTATGTACTTCCTATTGGCCAACCTCTCTCTACTTGATCTAGGTCTGTCCTCTACCACAGTGCCCAAAATGATCTCTGATCTTTTCACTGACTGCAACatcatttcttttccaaaatgtatgatacagatattttttattcatgtCATGGGTGGAGTTGAGATGGTGCTGCTCATAGCCATGGCATATGACCGGTACACTGCAATCTGTAAGCCTCTCCACTATCTGACAATCATGAGCCCCAAAACATGTGTTTCCTTTGTAGTGGCTGCCTGGATAGTGGGGATAATCCATGCTGTATCTCAGTTTGTTTTTGTCATAAACTTGCCCTTCTGTGGCCCTAATGAAGTAGATAGTTTTTACTGTGATTTTCCTCGGGTCATGAAACTTGCTTGTGTAGACACTTACAAGCTAGAGTTTGTAATCATCGCTAACAGTGGGTTTATATCCATGGCTACCTTCTTCTCTTTAATTATATCCTATATCTTCATTTTGGTAACTGTCTGGAAACGTTCTTCAGGGGACTTGTCCAAAGCATTTGTCACACTGTCAGCTCACATCACtgtagtgattttgttttttatgccATGTATGTTTCTCTATGTGTGGCCTTTCCCTACAACATCGCTGGATAAGTACTTGTTCATTGTTGACTTTGCTATCACCCCCGTCTTGAATCCTACCATCTATACATTAAGAAACAAAGACATGAGAGTGGCCATGAGAAGACTGGGCAAATGGATTGTGGGTCCTAGTGGGATCTCATAA
- the LOC125105016 gene encoding olfactory receptor 4F6-like isoform X1 has product MDKVNGSVITEFVLLGLAHSLEMQVFLFLFFSLFYVGIILGNLFIMLTVILDSHLHSPMYILLANLSLIDLGLSSTTVPRMISDLFSGCKIISFHNCMIQMFFIHVMGGVEMVLLIAMAYDRYTAICKPLHYLTTMNPQMCMLLIMAAWIIGVIHAVSQFVFVINLPFCGPNNVGSFYCDFPRVIKLACMDTYRLEFVVTANSGFISMGTFFFLIVSYIFILITVRQHSSKDLSKAFITLSAHITVVVLFFTPCMFLYVWPFPTKSMDTFFAIVDFVITPVLNPAIYTLRNRDMKVAMRRLSRQVVSSREMP; this is encoded by the coding sequence ATGGACAAAGTAAATGGCTCTGTCATAACTGAGTTTGTGTTACTAGGACTTGCACATTCCTTGGAAATgcaggttttcctttttcttttcttctctttgttctatGTGGGGATTATCTTGGGAAACCTCTTCATTATGTTAACAGTAATTTTGGATTCTCACTTACATTCCCCCATGTATATCCTGCTGGCCAACCTATCACTCATTGACCTAGGCCTTTCATCCACCACAGTTCCTAGGATGATCTCTGATCTTTTCAGTGGTTgcaaaatcatttcttttcacaACTGCATGATACAAATGTTCTTTATTCATGTCATGGGAGGAGTTGAGATGGTACTGCTCATAGCCATGGCATATGACAGGTACACAGCAATTTGCAAGCCTCTCCACTATCTAACTACTATGAATCCCCAAATGTGCATGCTTTTGATAATGGCTGCTTGGATCATTGGGGTGATTCATGCTGTGTCTCAGTTTGTTTTTGTCATAAATTTACCTTTCTGTGGCCCTAATAATGTGGGGAGCTTTTATTGTGATTTTCCTAGAGTTATTAAACTTGCATGCATGGACACTTACAGACTAGAATTTGTGGTCACTGCCAACAGTGGCTTCATATCTATGGgcaccttctttttcttaattgtatCATACATCTTTATTCTGATAACTGTCAGACAACATTCTTCAAAAGATTTATCCAAAGCATTCATCACTCTGTCAGCTCACATCACTgtagtggttttatttttcactccATGCATGTTTCTCTATGTGTGGCCTTTCCCTACCAAGTCAATGGATACATTTTTTGCCATTGTGGACTTCGTCATCACTCCTGTATTAAATCCTGCCATCTATACTTTAAGGAACAGAGATATGAAGGTGGCAATGAGAAGGCTGAGCCGACAAGTTGTAAGTTCTAGGGAGATGCCATAA
- the LOC125105016 gene encoding olfactory receptor 4F6-like isoform X2, translating to MDKVNGSVITEFVLLGLAHSLEMQVFLFLFFSLFYVGIILGNLFIMLTVILDSHLHSPMYILLANLSLIDLGLSSTTVPRMISDLFSGCKIISFHNCMIQMFFIHVMGGVEMVLLIAMAYDRYTAICKPLHYLTTMNPQMCMLLIMAAWIIGVIHAVSQFVFVINLPFCGPNNVGSFYCDFPRVIKLACMDTYRLEFVVTANSGFISMGTFFFLIVSYIFILITVRQHSSKDLSKAFITLSAHITVVVLFFTPCMFLYVWPFPTKSMDTFFAIVDFVITPVLNPAIYTLRNRDMKVAMRRLSRQVVNIRK from the exons ATGGACAAAGTAAATGGCTCTGTCATAACTGAGTTTGTGTTACTAGGACTTGCACATTCCTTGGAAATgcaggttttcctttttcttttcttctctttgttctatGTGGGGATTATCTTGGGAAACCTCTTCATTATGTTAACAGTAATTTTGGATTCTCACTTACATTCCCCCATGTATATCCTGCTGGCCAACCTATCACTCATTGACCTAGGCCTTTCATCCACCACAGTTCCTAGGATGATCTCTGATCTTTTCAGTGGTTgcaaaatcatttcttttcacaACTGCATGATACAAATGTTCTTTATTCATGTCATGGGAGGAGTTGAGATGGTACTGCTCATAGCCATGGCATATGACAGGTACACAGCAATTTGCAAGCCTCTCCACTATCTAACTACTATGAATCCCCAAATGTGCATGCTTTTGATAATGGCTGCTTGGATCATTGGGGTGATTCATGCTGTGTCTCAGTTTGTTTTTGTCATAAATTTACCTTTCTGTGGCCCTAATAATGTGGGGAGCTTTTATTGTGATTTTCCTAGAGTTATTAAACTTGCATGCATGGACACTTACAGACTAGAATTTGTGGTCACTGCCAACAGTGGCTTCATATCTATGGgcaccttctttttcttaattgtatCATACATCTTTATTCTGATAACTGTCAGACAACATTCTTCAAAAGATTTATCCAAAGCATTCATCACTCTGTCAGCTCACATCACTgtagtggttttatttttcactccATGCATGTTTCTCTATGTGTGGCCTTTCCCTACCAAGTCAATGGATACATTTTTTGCCATTGTGGACTTCGTCATCACTCCTGTATTAAATCCTGCCATCTATACTTTAAGGAACAGAGATATGAAGGTGGCAATGAGAAGGCTGAGCCGACAAGTTGTAA ATATAAGGAAATAA